One stretch of Rathayibacter festucae DSM 15932 DNA includes these proteins:
- a CDS encoding ABC transporter substrate-binding protein — MRTTKFRRPLAAVTALAAAALLSGCTGATSPAATGDADGPVTLEYWSWAPNIEKIVDVWNQANPDIQVEVNTSTGGAEIVAKLSAAKQAGTLPDLSNTTYENLPNLITSEIASDVTSIMGDREAETAGPAWELTTFDDVNYAVPQGTAPMFLYYRSDIFEANGLAVPTTWDEYADAARALHAADPTKYLATFPANDAQLFAGLSQQAGAEWWSQEDGTWTVAIDDPASQKVADYWQGLVDDGSLATFKTFTPEWQAALADGTLASWLGAVWTPPLLQNNAPDTIGKWAAVPIPQWTPSDPSSGVLGGSGTIVTTGSDHPEQAREFALWLNTSTEALEAYIEYASIWPAALSGRELPELQQAPALLPEQTDFYATADEIDQMTASVTWGPNVSVAYDAFNNAFSAAVNEKGSFAEALASVQEATVADLEKSGYDVAGQ; from the coding sequence ATGAGAACGACGAAGTTCCGCAGGCCGCTCGCGGCCGTGACCGCCCTCGCCGCCGCCGCCCTCCTGTCGGGCTGCACCGGCGCGACCAGCCCGGCCGCGACAGGCGACGCCGACGGCCCCGTCACCCTCGAGTACTGGTCGTGGGCCCCCAACATCGAGAAGATCGTCGACGTCTGGAACCAGGCGAACCCCGACATCCAGGTGGAGGTCAACACCTCGACCGGCGGCGCGGAGATCGTCGCGAAGCTCAGCGCGGCGAAGCAGGCCGGCACCCTGCCGGACCTCTCGAACACCACCTACGAGAACCTGCCGAACCTGATCACGAGCGAGATCGCCTCCGACGTCACCTCGATCATGGGCGACCGGGAGGCGGAGACGGCCGGCCCCGCCTGGGAGCTGACGACGTTCGACGACGTGAACTACGCCGTTCCGCAGGGCACCGCGCCGATGTTCCTTTACTACCGCTCCGACATCTTCGAGGCCAACGGCCTGGCCGTCCCGACCACCTGGGACGAGTACGCCGACGCCGCCCGGGCCCTGCACGCCGCGGACCCGACGAAGTACCTCGCGACCTTCCCCGCGAATGACGCGCAGCTGTTCGCCGGGCTCAGCCAGCAGGCCGGCGCCGAGTGGTGGAGCCAGGAGGACGGCACCTGGACGGTCGCGATCGACGACCCCGCCTCGCAGAAGGTCGCCGACTACTGGCAGGGCCTGGTCGACGACGGCAGCCTCGCGACCTTCAAGACCTTCACTCCGGAGTGGCAGGCCGCGCTCGCCGACGGCACGCTGGCCAGCTGGCTCGGCGCGGTCTGGACTCCCCCGCTGCTGCAGAACAACGCGCCCGACACGATCGGGAAGTGGGCCGCGGTGCCGATCCCGCAGTGGACCCCGTCCGACCCGAGCTCGGGAGTCCTGGGCGGCAGCGGCACGATCGTGACCACCGGCTCCGACCACCCGGAGCAGGCGCGCGAGTTCGCGCTCTGGCTGAACACCTCGACCGAGGCCCTCGAGGCGTACATCGAGTACGCCAGCATCTGGCCCGCCGCGCTCTCCGGCCGCGAGCTGCCCGAGCTGCAGCAGGCCCCGGCGCTGCTGCCCGAGCAGACCGACTTCTACGCCACCGCCGACGAGATCGACCAGATGACGGCCTCGGTGACCTGGGGGCCGAACGTCTCGGTCGCCTACGACGCCTTCAACAACGCCTTCAGCGCCGCCGTCAACGAGAAGGGCAGCTTCGCGGAGGCCCTCGCGAGCGTGCAGGAGGCGACCGTCGCGGACCTCGAG
- a CDS encoding LacI family DNA-binding transcriptional regulator, whose product MADRQQRAATIYDVARAAGVSHQTVSRFLTGTGGIRPANRVRVEEALRTLNYRTNATARSLATRRTHRLGALVHELSGTGPGKTMQGASDAARRAGYSLDIISLDTSDDVELADALDALGSRDLEGILATAPTDEVDAALRTLDLPIPIHIDRGGERTDGSSVVGTRLAVSHLLELGHQRIAHLAGPERWISAQDRARTYQQCMAEAALPTRPLVHGDWSSRSGYAAAPQLFAEAGVTAVVAANDRMALGLLLWLHDNGRRIPEDVSVVGFDDIAEAEFFHPPLTTVRQDFTAMGRASALALIALVEESDRAGTVDYPAPELVVRASTAPPA is encoded by the coding sequence ATGGCCGACAGGCAGCAGCGCGCGGCGACCATCTACGACGTCGCCCGGGCGGCGGGGGTCTCGCATCAGACGGTGTCGCGGTTCCTGACGGGGACCGGCGGCATCCGCCCGGCGAACCGGGTCCGGGTCGAGGAGGCGCTGCGGACGCTGAACTACCGGACCAACGCCACCGCCCGCTCGCTCGCCACCCGGCGCACGCACCGGCTCGGGGCACTGGTGCACGAGCTGTCCGGGACCGGTCCGGGCAAGACGATGCAGGGGGCGAGCGACGCCGCCCGCCGGGCCGGCTACTCGCTGGACATCATCAGCCTCGACACCTCGGACGACGTCGAGCTCGCCGACGCTCTGGACGCGCTCGGCAGCCGGGACCTGGAGGGCATCCTCGCCACGGCACCCACCGACGAGGTCGATGCGGCGCTGCGCACGCTCGACCTGCCGATCCCGATCCACATCGACCGCGGCGGCGAGCGGACGGACGGCTCGTCGGTGGTCGGCACGCGGCTCGCCGTCTCGCACCTGCTGGAGCTCGGCCACCAGCGCATCGCGCACCTCGCCGGCCCCGAGCGCTGGATCTCCGCGCAGGACCGCGCGCGCACCTACCAGCAGTGCATGGCCGAGGCGGCGCTGCCCACCCGTCCGCTCGTGCACGGCGACTGGTCCTCCCGCTCCGGCTACGCGGCCGCTCCGCAGCTCTTCGCGGAGGCCGGCGTCACGGCGGTCGTCGCGGCGAACGACCGGATGGCGCTCGGGCTGCTGCTCTGGCTGCACGACAACGGCCGGCGGATCCCCGAGGACGTCAGCGTCGTCGGCTTCGACGACATCGCCGAGGCGGAGTTCTTCCACCCGCCGCTGACGACCGTCCGCCAGGACTTCACGGCGATGGGCCGCGCCTCCGCGCTGGCGCTGATCGCCCTGGTCGAGGAGTCCGACCGGGCGGGCACCGTCGACTACCCGGCGCCGGAGCTCGTCGTGCGCGCGTCGACCGCCCCTCCCGCCTGA
- a CDS encoding ABC transporter ATP-binding protein has translation MSMEGVAWSSLYRISSAQGGKHGISRESVRRIMTFAVPYRARLLLFIGLSVVGAFLAVATPVLAGRVVDTIVARGAVGTIVQLAVVIAAVAVADAGVSLVTRWYSARIGEGVILDLRTAVFNHVQKMPIAFFTRTRTGALVSRLNNDVIGAQQAFSGTLSGVVTNVVALVLTLIVMLSTSWLVTVLAVIMLPIFLIPARRMGSRLAALRREAADHNSAMSTQMTERFSAPGATLVKLFGRPDEEAEEFRVRAARVRDIGVRTAMLQLVFVTALTLVSALALALVYGLGGVLALGGQLDTGAVVTLALLLTRLYAPLTSLANARVEIMSAVVSFERVFEVLDLQPLIQEKPDAGTVPEGPVSVEFDDVRFAYPSADKVSLASLEEVAVLDTRGGEEVLHGLSFRIEPGQTVALVGTSGAGKSTIAQLLSRLYDVDSGAVRLAGTDVRDVTFASMRHTLGMVTQDGHLFHETILSNLRLARPESTDDEVWDALRRARLEPLIRSLPDQLDTLVGERGYRLSGGERQRLTIARLLLAQPRVVILDEATAALDSTSEAAVQAALSEALEGRTAMVIAHRLSTIRSADLILVIEDGTIVERGTHEELLAAAGRYEELHRTQFAVQKDVAAEEEALSGSCAPQRRQSGSGLLNYSRQKEQRSGNSEGTLRFALDDPK, from the coding sequence ATGAGCATGGAAGGCGTCGCCTGGAGCTCCCTCTACCGGATCTCCTCCGCCCAGGGCGGCAAGCACGGCATCTCCCGCGAGTCCGTGCGCCGCATCATGACCTTCGCGGTCCCCTACCGCGCCCGCCTCCTCCTCTTCATCGGGCTCTCCGTCGTCGGGGCGTTCCTCGCCGTCGCGACGCCGGTGCTCGCCGGGCGGGTGGTCGACACCATCGTCGCCCGGGGCGCCGTCGGCACGATCGTGCAGCTCGCGGTCGTCATCGCCGCAGTCGCCGTCGCCGACGCCGGGGTCTCGCTCGTCACGCGCTGGTACTCGGCGCGCATCGGCGAGGGCGTCATCCTCGACCTGCGCACCGCCGTCTTCAACCACGTGCAGAAGATGCCGATCGCGTTCTTCACCCGCACCCGCACGGGCGCCCTCGTCAGCCGGCTCAACAACGACGTCATCGGCGCGCAGCAGGCCTTCAGCGGCACGCTCTCCGGCGTCGTCACGAACGTCGTGGCGCTGGTCCTCACCCTGATCGTCATGCTCAGCACGTCCTGGCTGGTCACCGTCCTCGCGGTGATCATGCTCCCGATCTTCCTCATCCCCGCGCGCCGGATGGGCAGCCGCCTCGCCGCGCTCCGTCGCGAGGCCGCGGACCACAACTCCGCGATGAGCACGCAGATGACCGAGCGCTTCTCCGCGCCCGGCGCCACCCTGGTCAAGCTGTTCGGCCGGCCCGACGAGGAGGCGGAGGAGTTCCGCGTCCGGGCCGCCCGCGTCCGCGACATCGGGGTCCGCACGGCGATGCTGCAGCTGGTCTTCGTCACCGCGCTGACGCTCGTCTCCGCGCTCGCCCTCGCGCTCGTCTACGGGCTCGGCGGCGTCCTCGCGCTCGGCGGGCAGCTCGACACCGGCGCGGTGGTCACCCTGGCCCTCCTCCTCACCCGCCTCTACGCGCCGCTGACCAGCCTCGCGAACGCGCGCGTCGAGATCATGAGCGCGGTCGTCAGCTTCGAGCGCGTCTTCGAGGTGCTCGACCTCCAGCCGCTCATCCAGGAGAAGCCCGACGCGGGCACCGTCCCCGAGGGCCCGGTGTCGGTCGAGTTCGACGACGTCCGCTTCGCCTACCCGTCCGCGGACAAGGTGTCGCTCGCCTCCCTCGAGGAGGTCGCCGTCCTCGACACCCGCGGCGGCGAGGAGGTGCTGCACGGCCTCTCCTTCCGGATCGAGCCGGGGCAGACCGTCGCCCTCGTCGGCACGTCCGGGGCCGGCAAGTCGACGATCGCGCAGCTGCTCTCGCGCCTCTACGACGTCGACAGCGGCGCGGTGCGCCTGGCCGGCACCGATGTCCGCGATGTGACCTTCGCCTCGATGCGGCACACCCTGGGCATGGTGACGCAGGACGGCCACCTCTTCCACGAGACGATCCTGTCCAACCTGCGCCTGGCCCGGCCGGAGTCGACCGACGACGAGGTGTGGGACGCCCTCCGCCGTGCGCGACTCGAGCCGCTCATCCGCTCGCTGCCCGACCAGCTCGACACCCTCGTCGGCGAGCGCGGCTACCGGCTCTCCGGCGGCGAGCGCCAGCGGCTGACCATCGCGCGGCTCCTGCTCGCCCAGCCGCGCGTCGTCATCCTCGACGAGGCGACGGCGGCGCTCGACTCCACCTCGGAGGCCGCGGTGCAGGCCGCCCTCAGCGAGGCCCTCGAGGGCCGGACCGCGATGGTGATCGCCCACCGCCTCTCCACCATCCGCAGCGCCGACCTGATCCTCGTGATCGAGGACGGCACGATCGTCGAGCGCGGCACCCACGAGGAGCTGCTGGCGGCGGCCGGGCGCTACGAGGAGCTGCACCGGACGCAGTTCGCGGTGCAGAAGGACGTGGCGGCGGAGGAGGAGGCGCTCAGCGGGTCCTGCGCACCGCAGCGCCGTCAATCCGGCTCGGGGTTATTGAATTATTCCCGTCAGAAGGAGCAGCGGTCGGGAAACTCGGAGGGAACGTTGCGCTTCGCGCTAGACGACCCGAAGTGA